Proteins encoded in a region of the Puniceibacterium sp. IMCC21224 genome:
- a CDS encoding Lrp/AsnC family transcriptional regulator: MRSGILDLDRFDQAILDILGEDGRISITELARRIGLSKSPTQARLRRLEEVGAIRGYRAILDPIRLGLDHVAFVEVKLTDTREEALAAFNAAVARVPEIEQAHLIAGNFDYLLKVRTHDMPSYRRVLAEKISTLPFISGTSTYVAMQAVKEDGLADVT, encoded by the coding sequence ATGCGAAGCGGTATTTTGGACCTCGACCGGTTTGATCAGGCGATTCTTGATATCCTGGGCGAGGATGGACGCATCAGTATCACCGAATTGGCGCGGCGCATCGGTCTGTCAAAATCCCCGACACAGGCGCGTCTGCGCAGGCTCGAAGAGGTGGGTGCAATTCGGGGCTATCGCGCCATCCTGGACCCGATCCGGCTGGGGCTGGATCACGTCGCCTTTGTTGAGGTGAAGTTGACCGATACGCGCGAAGAGGCGCTGGCTGCGTTCAACGCCGCCGTCGCGCGGGTGCCCGAGATCGAACAGGCACATCTGATCGCCGGCAATTTCGACTATCTGCTCAAGGTGCGCACGCATGACATGCCTTCGTACCGCCGGGTGCTGGCCGAAAAAATCTCGACCCTGCCGTTTATTTCGGGCACGTCGACCTATGTTGCGATGCAGGCGGTCAAGGAAGACGGTCTCGCCGATGTGACTTGA
- a CDS encoding DUF1194 domain-containing protein, with protein sequence MTRRCLLGMLCLWAAPLAAQDAESDPDGCRLALLLALDVSSSVDSDEHRLQQTGVAAALGDADIRRALLSGPPVALAVYEWSGRRNSVLVLDWLVLDGPPAIDRAIAAILSAPRSETRYPTAMGFALGYGATVMRRAPSCARRVIDLSGDGISNDGFGPELAYRHFPFTGITVNGLAVLGDDPQVLEYFEDVVRFGDGAFVETTQGYAGYRRAMTRKLFREISDMIIGERATSAEKAPG encoded by the coding sequence GTGACACGTCGCTGCCTTCTCGGAATGCTCTGCCTCTGGGCCGCGCCACTTGCGGCCCAGGATGCAGAGTCTGACCCGGATGGCTGTCGGCTGGCACTGTTGCTCGCGCTGGATGTGTCGTCATCCGTCGACAGCGACGAGCACAGATTGCAGCAAACCGGTGTTGCGGCCGCATTGGGCGACGCGGACATCCGGCGCGCTCTGCTTTCCGGTCCGCCGGTGGCGTTGGCGGTTTATGAATGGAGCGGGCGACGCAACAGCGTGCTGGTGCTCGACTGGTTGGTGTTGGACGGCCCTCCGGCGATTGACCGGGCCATCGCGGCGATTCTTTCCGCGCCGCGCAGCGAGACCCGGTATCCGACTGCCATGGGCTTTGCCCTGGGCTATGGCGCGACAGTGATGCGGCGGGCACCAAGTTGCGCGCGTCGGGTAATCGACCTTTCCGGCGATGGCATTTCAAATGACGGGTTCGGACCAGAACTGGCCTATCGGCATTTTCCATTCACAGGGATCACCGTCAACGGCCTGGCTGTGCTTGGTGATGATCCGCAGGTGCTGGAGTATTTCGAGGATGTCGTGCGGTTCGGTGATGGTGCCTTTGTCGAGACAACGCAGGGCTACGCCGGGTACCGTCGGGCAATGACACGCAAGCTGTTCCGCGAAATAAGCGATATGATCATCGGCGAACGGGCAACATCGGCAGAAAAGGCCCCGGGATGA
- a CDS encoding DUF6338 family protein — MSGFEDFFDSEIKDALLAVALLSPGFLISYFRNTFITGRHLKISERILELLVSSSIYYASVGVIFFNFNLLSWGYAFLLLFGLPSIIGAGLGILSQKRWLDLVFGKIGLNPIHPATTGWDFMFGTMKSSKWIIVTLTDGTKVKGWFDRNSGASTDLSRRDIFISDIRRQDFSYFESDSRKRGIWLREDEILHIEVISD; from the coding sequence GTGAGCGGTTTCGAAGATTTTTTTGATTCCGAAATAAAGGATGCTCTACTAGCTGTGGCACTCCTCTCGCCAGGCTTTTTGATTTCCTACTTTCGAAACACGTTTATAACGGGGCGCCATTTAAAAATTTCCGAGAGAATTCTGGAGCTTTTAGTTTCATCCTCTATATACTATGCTTCTGTCGGGGTTATTTTCTTTAATTTCAATCTTTTAAGTTGGGGTTATGCTTTTTTGCTACTTTTTGGGCTTCCATCTATTATTGGTGCGGGGCTTGGAATCTTAAGTCAAAAACGATGGCTGGATTTAGTTTTCGGAAAGATTGGCCTTAATCCAATTCATCCGGCGACAACTGGCTGGGATTTTATGTTTGGCACAATGAAAAGTAGTAAGTGGATTATCGTCACCCTTACCGATGGTACAAAGGTGAAGGGGTGGTTCGACCGTAATTCAGGGGCCTCCACTGACCTTTCGCGGCGTGACATATTCATCAGCGATATTCGCAGGCAGGATTTTTCATACTTTGAATCTGACAGTCGTAAACGCGGAATTTGGTTGCGAGAAGACGAAATTCTTCATATTGAAGTTATATCCGATTAG
- a CDS encoding YHS domain-containing (seleno)protein produces MPLSRRRLLGLSLAAPALLSLPDVALAREPEVFQSGTIAINGTDPVAYFSQSRPTKGTAEQSVMWMGATWRFATAANRERFEMSPTRYAPVFGGYCSYAASKGYLAPTIPEAWTVFEGRLYLNANLQARALWVEDIPGNIALGKKNWPGILG; encoded by the coding sequence ATGCCCCTGTCCCGTCGCCGTTTGCTGGGCCTCAGCCTTGCTGCACCTGCCCTTCTATCGCTGCCCGACGTGGCACTGGCCCGCGAGCCCGAGGTGTTTCAGTCCGGCACCATCGCCATCAACGGCACCGACCCCGTCGCCTACTTCAGCCAAAGTCGCCCGACCAAAGGCACGGCCGAACAGTCGGTGATGTGGATGGGCGCGACCTGGCGTTTTGCCACCGCCGCCAACCGCGAGAGGTTCGAGATGAGCCCGACCCGCTATGCTCCGGTCTTTGGCGGCTACTGCTCCTATGCGGCGTCCAAGGGTTATCTTGCCCCGACGATCCCCGAAGCGTGGACAGTGTTCGAGGGCCGCCTCTACCTCAACGCCAATTTGCAGGCCCGCGCGTTGTGGGTCGAGGATATCCCCGGCAACATCGCATTGGGCAAGAAGAACTGGCCGGGCATTCTGGGATAA
- a CDS encoding GFA family protein — protein sequence MTDPVNITCHCGAVELRATLSDGLNTARRCDCSFCRRRGAPAVTVPKGGIEIVRGADQLTLYQWGTETAKHYFCSVCGIYTHHQRRSNPNEFGVNMGAIQGVNPRDHDPIGWNDGVNHPSDQKR from the coding sequence ATGACTGACCCCGTGAACATAACCTGCCATTGCGGCGCGGTCGAGCTGCGGGCAACACTATCGGACGGCCTGAACACCGCGCGACGCTGTGACTGTTCATTCTGCCGTCGTCGCGGCGCCCCTGCGGTGACGGTGCCAAAAGGCGGGATCGAAATTGTCAGAGGTGCGGATCAGCTGACGCTCTATCAATGGGGGACGGAGACCGCGAAACACTATTTCTGTTCCGTTTGTGGGATTTACACCCATCATCAGCGTCGCTCAAATCCGAATGAATTCGGCGTCAATATGGGCGCAATCCAAGGTGTAAACCCCCGTGACCACGATCCGATCGGCTGGAACGATGGCGTCAATCATCCGTCCGATCAAAAGCGCTGA
- a CDS encoding tetratricopeptide repeat protein, translating to MRHAVPTLLGVVLTLSAMPLLAEGCPPSPDHDAESADLLSQARAAKNEMLGRQISNQMWQLWADAPDEPAQDMLEDGMSARSSYDFLRATQAFDRLVEYCPDYAEGYNQRAFVNFLREDFAAALGDLDAALDRNPQHVAALTGKALTLMGMGRDDEGQKVLRDAVALNPWLSERHLLRSPPGQEL from the coding sequence ATGAGACACGCTGTTCCTACCCTGTTGGGTGTTGTTCTGACGCTGAGCGCAATGCCGCTGCTGGCCGAGGGGTGCCCACCATCCCCCGATCACGACGCCGAATCGGCTGACCTGCTGTCGCAGGCACGGGCGGCGAAAAATGAAATGCTGGGGCGGCAGATTTCGAACCAGATGTGGCAGTTGTGGGCCGATGCTCCGGACGAACCGGCGCAGGACATGTTGGAAGATGGCATGTCGGCGCGATCCTCGTATGATTTTCTGCGCGCGACACAGGCGTTTGACCGGCTGGTCGAATATTGCCCGGATTATGCCGAAGGCTACAATCAGCGCGCGTTCGTCAACTTCCTGCGCGAGGATTTTGCCGCAGCTTTGGGGGACCTGGATGCCGCACTCGACCGCAATCCGCAGCATGTGGCGGCGTTGACTGGTAAGGCACTGACGCTGATGGGGATGGGCCGGGATGACGAGGGGCAGAAGGTGCTGCGCGATGCTGTTGCCCTGAATCCGTGGCTGAGCGAGCGGCATTTGCTGAGGTCGCCACCAGGTCAGGAACTGTGA
- a CDS encoding DUF1194 domain-containing protein — MRRLLCLALLLWSGVAQAGCRQALALGLDVSGSVDSREYRLQMDGLAAALLHPEIREALLALPDAPVALAVFEWSGPESQMLVLDWTVIIDEAALQGAAAQLRAARRHVGDPSTAIGAALQFGAGLLAQQPNCWKRTLDLSGDGQSNTGPHPRDLRDTTQAAGLTVNGLVVATHGRGDRGSTGIGELSAYFRAYVISGPDAFVETALGFDAFEAAMVRKLKRELQGPIFSAQ; from the coding sequence ATGAGGCGATTGCTGTGTCTGGCACTGCTGCTGTGGTCGGGTGTGGCGCAGGCCGGGTGTCGGCAGGCGCTGGCACTTGGGCTGGATGTCTCGGGGTCGGTCGATAGCCGGGAATACCGGTTACAGATGGACGGGTTGGCGGCGGCACTGCTGCATCCCGAAATACGCGAGGCGCTGCTGGCTTTGCCGGATGCCCCCGTGGCGCTGGCCGTCTTCGAATGGAGCGGGCCGGAGTCTCAGATGCTGGTACTCGACTGGACCGTCATCATCGACGAGGCGGCGCTGCAAGGCGCTGCCGCCCAGCTGCGCGCGGCGCGGCGTCATGTCGGCGACCCCTCAACCGCAATCGGAGCGGCGCTGCAATTTGGCGCCGGGTTACTAGCACAGCAACCGAACTGTTGGAAACGGACGCTGGATCTGTCCGGGGACGGCCAGTCGAACACCGGACCACATCCACGGGACTTACGCGACACAACGCAAGCAGCCGGGCTGACCGTGAACGGGCTGGTGGTCGCCACGCACGGTCGCGGTGATCGCGGCAGTACCGGCATCGGCGAACTCAGCGCCTATTTCCGCGCCTATGTGATTTCGGGGCCAGATGCCTTTGTCGAAACGGCGCTAGGGTTCGATGCGTTCGAGGCCGCCATGGTGCGCAAGCTGAAACGCGAATTGCAGGGGCCGATATTTTCGGCACAGTGA
- the thyX gene encoding FAD-dependent thymidylate synthase: MPLTTTLTPEQQADIDALRATPSQTLRATAPGIEAHLYKAIPVLDHGFVRVVDYMGDDSAICQAARVSYGRGTKSVQNDEGLIRYLMRHWHSTPFEMCEIKLHVKLPVFVARQWIRHRTANVNEYSARYSILDREFYIPAADSLNAQSTVNNQGRGEALSGEEAERVLRYLRDDAMRAYDHYEEMISQDGQQGLARELARMNLPANIYTQWYWKVDLHNLLHFLRLRADAHAQYEIRVYADAICNVVADWVPFAYAAFADYRMGGATLSGTALECVRRMLKGEEVTQETSGMSKGEWREFEGVIG, translated from the coding sequence ATGCCCCTGACAACGACGCTGACGCCCGAACAGCAGGCGGATATCGACGCCCTGCGCGCCACGCCTTCGCAAACCCTGCGCGCCACCGCCCCAGGGATCGAGGCGCACCTGTACAAAGCCATCCCCGTGCTCGACCATGGCTTTGTGCGCGTCGTTGACTACATGGGCGACGACAGCGCGATCTGTCAGGCCGCTCGCGTGTCCTATGGCCGTGGCACCAAATCGGTGCAGAACGACGAAGGGCTGATCCGCTACCTCATGCGGCACTGGCACTCGACCCCGTTCGAGATGTGCGAGATCAAGTTGCACGTCAAACTCCCCGTTTTCGTCGCGCGCCAGTGGATTCGCCACCGCACCGCCAACGTCAACGAATACTCGGCCCGCTATTCGATCCTGGATCGTGAATTCTATATCCCTGCCGCCGATTCCCTGAACGCCCAGAGCACCGTGAACAATCAGGGCAGGGGAGAGGCGCTGTCGGGCGAAGAGGCCGAGCGTGTCCTGCGCTATCTGCGCGACGACGCGATGCGGGCCTATGACCACTACGAAGAGATGATCTCGCAGGACGGTCAGCAGGGTCTGGCCCGCGAACTCGCCCGGATGAACCTGCCCGCCAACATCTACACCCAGTGGTACTGGAAGGTGGACCTGCACAACCTGCTGCACTTCCTCCGCCTGCGCGCCGACGCCCACGCGCAATATGAAATCCGCGTCTACGCCGACGCCATCTGCAACGTCGTCGCCGACTGGGTGCCCTTTGCCTATGCCGCCTTTGCCGACTACCGCATGGGAGGCGCGACCCTGTCCGGCACCGCGCTTGAGTGTGTCCGCCGGATGTTGAAGGGCGAAGAGGTCACGCAGGAAACCTCTGGCATGAGCAAGGGGGAATGGCGGGAGTTTGAGGGGGTGATTGGGTGA
- the putA gene encoding bifunctional proline dehydrogenase/L-glutamate gamma-semialdehyde dehydrogenase PutA, translating into MPTDTAPDLRQTIDALTYASEGETVAQLRETAALATGDRKDISASAAELVRGIRGHAKPGLMEVFLAEYGLSTNEGIALMCLAEALLRVPDAETIDALIEDKIAPSDWGKHMGHSTSPLVNASTWALMLTGKVLQKDNLGPVGHLRGAVKRLGEPVIRTAVARAMKEMGAQFVLGETIEAAMKRASAMEKKGYTYSYDMLGEAARTEGDARRYHLSYSRAINAIAGAAKSDDIRDNPGISVKLSALHPRYEETQHGLVMDHLVPRLRTLCQLARSAGIGLNIDAEEADRLSLSLDVIEAVLSEPSLEGWDGFGVVVQAYGLRAAPVLDWLYALAERLDRKIMVRLVKGAYWDTEIKRAQVAGLDGFPLFTSKAATDISYIANARKLLGMTDRVYPQFATHNAHTTAAVLHMATDKSKFEFQRLHGMGEALHDILMTQHGTRCRIYAPVGAHRDLLAYLVRRLLENGANSSFVNQIVDDEVPPEVVAADPFDQIKPTNLRKGPELFAPERVNSRGWDLRHRPTLTSIEKARAPFEQHSWSAGPLVTIDTAVGDTENVPNPARPLDIVGQITWATPETVNAACQAAAPWDADAATRAAVLNRAADLYEQHYGELFALLAREAGKTLADAIAELREAVDFLRYYAFRADGSAPVGIYACISPWNFPLAIFTGQVSAALAAGNAVLAKPAEQTPLIAHRAVELLIEAGVPRTALQLLPGGGDVGAALTANPAVGGVAFTGSTDTAQIIHKSMAKHLVPGAPFIAETGGLNAMIVDSTALPEQAIQAIVESAFQSAGQRCSALRCLYVQEDIAEHFIKMLTGAMDALRIGRPWEITTDVGPVIDAEAKAGIATHIAQADLEGRVIKTYATPDSGHFIAPTLIRINGIADLEREIFGPVLHIATFKSDGIDKVIDAINATGYGLTFGLQTRIDDRVQHVSERIHAGNVYVNRNQIGAIVGSQPFGGEGLSGTGPKAGGPDYLTRYRRHTAPIIDSGWDGPEDLVRLKKAVKSLNRTTLPERIELPGPTGESNVLSTLPRPPLLCMGPGIDAANIQKAAVEVLGGVAVTCIGTLEPKELTALTGISGAIWWGDAATGRALRTALAARHGPILPLITGAPDRGHARAERHVCVDTTAAGGNAKLLAGVS; encoded by the coding sequence ATGCCAACAGACACTGCCCCCGATCTGCGCCAGACCATTGACGCCCTCACCTATGCCAGTGAAGGCGAGACCGTCGCCCAACTGCGCGAAACGGCGGCACTAGCCACCGGCGATCGCAAAGACATCAGCGCCAGCGCCGCGGAACTGGTGCGCGGTATCCGTGGCCACGCGAAACCCGGGTTGATGGAGGTGTTTCTGGCGGAATACGGCCTGTCGACCAACGAAGGCATCGCCCTGATGTGTCTGGCCGAGGCGCTGTTGCGCGTACCCGACGCCGAAACCATCGACGCGCTGATCGAAGACAAGATCGCGCCGTCGGACTGGGGCAAGCATATGGGGCATTCGACCTCGCCGCTGGTCAATGCCTCGACCTGGGCGCTGATGCTGACCGGCAAGGTGCTGCAAAAGGACAATCTGGGCCCCGTCGGCCACCTGCGTGGCGCGGTCAAGCGGTTGGGGGAACCGGTGATTCGTACCGCCGTCGCCCGCGCGATGAAGGAAATGGGCGCGCAGTTCGTACTGGGCGAAACCATCGAGGCCGCGATGAAACGCGCCTCGGCGATGGAGAAAAAGGGCTATACCTACAGCTATGACATGCTGGGCGAAGCGGCGCGGACCGAAGGCGATGCACGCCGCTATCACCTGTCCTATTCCCGCGCCATCAACGCCATCGCCGGTGCCGCCAAATCCGATGACATCCGCGACAATCCCGGCATCTCGGTCAAACTATCGGCCCTGCATCCCCGCTACGAAGAGACGCAGCACGGGTTGGTCATGGATCATCTGGTGCCGCGCCTGCGCACCCTGTGCCAACTGGCACGCAGTGCGGGCATCGGCCTGAATATCGACGCCGAAGAGGCCGACCGCCTGTCCCTGTCGCTCGACGTGATCGAGGCGGTATTGTCGGAACCGTCGCTTGAGGGGTGGGACGGCTTTGGCGTGGTGGTGCAGGCCTACGGCCTGCGCGCCGCCCCGGTGCTGGACTGGCTGTATGCATTGGCCGAACGACTGGACCGCAAGATCATGGTGCGTCTGGTCAAGGGCGCCTATTGGGACACCGAGATCAAGCGCGCGCAGGTGGCGGGTCTGGACGGTTTCCCGCTGTTTACCTCAAAGGCGGCGACCGATATTTCCTATATCGCCAATGCGCGCAAGCTGCTGGGCATGACCGACCGGGTCTATCCGCAATTCGCCACACACAACGCCCATACCACCGCCGCCGTGCTGCATATGGCGACCGACAAGTCAAAGTTCGAGTTCCAGCGCCTGCACGGCATGGGCGAGGCGCTGCACGATATCCTGATGACACAACACGGCACCCGCTGCCGAATTTACGCTCCGGTCGGCGCGCATCGTGACTTGCTGGCCTATCTGGTGCGGCGGCTACTGGAAAACGGTGCCAATTCATCCTTCGTGAACCAGATCGTAGACGACGAGGTGCCGCCCGAGGTGGTCGCCGCCGATCCATTCGATCAGATCAAACCGACCAACCTGCGCAAGGGCCCGGAACTGTTCGCACCCGAGCGGGTGAATTCGCGCGGCTGGGATCTGCGTCACCGCCCGACCCTGACCTCTATCGAAAAGGCCCGCGCCCCGTTTGAACAACACAGCTGGAGCGCCGGACCGCTTGTGACAATCGACACCGCTGTCGGCGACACAGAAAATGTGCCGAACCCGGCACGCCCGCTCGATATCGTCGGGCAAATCACCTGGGCCACCCCCGAAACAGTGAATGCCGCATGTCAGGCCGCCGCCCCCTGGGACGCAGACGCCGCGACGCGTGCCGCCGTTCTGAACCGCGCCGCCGATCTTTATGAACAGCATTACGGCGAACTCTTTGCTCTGCTGGCGCGCGAGGCAGGCAAGACGCTGGCCGACGCCATCGCGGAGCTGCGCGAAGCGGTGGATTTTCTGCGCTACTATGCCTTCCGCGCCGATGGTTCTGCGCCAGTTGGGATCTATGCCTGCATCAGTCCGTGGAACTTCCCGCTGGCGATTTTCACCGGGCAGGTCTCTGCCGCGCTGGCTGCGGGCAACGCTGTGCTGGCAAAACCCGCCGAACAGACGCCTTTGATTGCACATCGCGCGGTCGAGTTGCTGATCGAGGCCGGTGTTCCGCGCACTGCCCTGCAGTTGCTGCCCGGTGGCGGCGATGTTGGCGCAGCCCTGACCGCGAACCCGGCGGTTGGCGGCGTGGCCTTTACCGGGTCGACCGACACCGCACAGATCATCCACAAGTCGATGGCGAAACACCTTGTCCCCGGCGCGCCGTTCATCGCTGAAACCGGCGGACTGAACGCGATGATTGTCGACAGCACAGCGTTGCCCGAACAGGCGATCCAGGCCATTGTGGAAAGCGCGTTTCAATCGGCGGGTCAGCGGTGTTCCGCCCTGCGCTGCCTATACGTGCAAGAAGATATCGCCGAGCATTTCATCAAGATGCTGACCGGCGCGATGGATGCCCTGCGCATCGGTCGCCCGTGGGAAATCACAACCGATGTCGGTCCGGTGATTGACGCCGAGGCCAAGGCAGGCATCGCCACACATATCGCGCAGGCCGACCTGGAAGGTCGGGTGATCAAGACCTATGCCACCCCCGATAGCGGCCATTTCATCGCGCCGACCCTGATCCGCATCAACGGCATCGCCGACCTTGAACGCGAAATCTTTGGCCCGGTCCTGCACATCGCAACCTTCAAATCCGATGGCATCGATAAGGTGATCGACGCGATCAACGCCACTGGCTATGGCCTGACCTTTGGTTTGCAAACCCGGATCGACGACCGCGTGCAGCACGTGTCCGAACGCATCCATGCCGGCAACGTCTATGTCAACCGCAACCAGATCGGGGCAATCGTTGGCTCGCAACCCTTTGGCGGCGAGGGCCTGTCAGGCACCGGGCCCAAAGCTGGCGGGCCGGATTATCTGACCCGGTACCGTCGACACACCGCCCCGATCATCGACTCGGGCTGGGACGGGCCCGAGGATCTCGTCCGGTTGAAAAAAGCAGTGAAGTCGCTCAACCGCACCACACTGCCCGAGCGGATCGAGCTGCCCGGGCCAACGGGGGAATCCAACGTACTCTCGACGCTGCCGCGCCCTCCTTTGCTATGCATGGGGCCGGGCATTGACGCTGCCAATATACAAAAGGCGGCTGTCGAGGTACTGGGAGGCGTCGCGGTCACCTGCATCGGCACGTTAGAGCCCAAGGAGCTGACGGCGCTCACGGGGATCTCGGGTGCGATCTGGTGGGGCGATGCTGCGACGGGCCGCGCCTTGCGAACTGCGCTGGCAGCACGTCACGGACCGATCCTGCCGCTGATCACCGGCGCACCGGACCGCGGTCATGCCCGCGCAGAGCGGCATGTCTGCGTCGACACAACGGCGGCAGGTGGCAACGCAAAACTTCTGGCCGGAGTATCCTGA
- a CDS encoding rhomboid family intramembrane serine protease: protein MFPIRDHNPSGATPFVTYALIAANVVIFLSYYHLFSDDRALGAFWYDWALIPSRISSGEAIGGLITSMFLHGGIMHLLGNMLFLYIFGDNIEEELGHVRFAMFYLACGIVAGLLQYFAEPLSQVPTVGASGAIAGVMGAYLLMYPKARVDILIIFIVFFKVFTIPAWIMLAVWFAFQVNGGFGSSAADGGVAYWAHVGGFVAGLALMLPGWLRQGGPQYWGRTHGHPPHPEAKYPLSPSNIPRVRRRR, encoded by the coding sequence ATGTTCCCAATCCGCGATCACAACCCGTCCGGCGCCACGCCATTTGTCACCTACGCGCTGATTGCCGCCAATGTGGTGATTTTCCTGTCCTATTATCATCTCTTTTCGGATGATCGCGCGCTGGGGGCGTTCTGGTACGATTGGGCGCTGATCCCGTCTCGGATCAGCTCGGGTGAGGCGATCGGCGGCCTCATCACCTCGATGTTCCTGCACGGCGGAATCATGCACCTGCTGGGCAATATGCTGTTTCTCTATATCTTTGGTGACAATATCGAAGAAGAGCTGGGGCATGTGCGATTTGCCATGTTCTACCTTGCCTGCGGAATCGTAGCCGGACTGCTGCAATATTTCGCCGAACCGCTTTCGCAGGTGCCAACCGTCGGTGCCTCGGGCGCCATCGCCGGGGTCATGGGGGCCTATCTGCTGATGTACCCCAAAGCCCGCGTCGATATCCTGATTATCTTTATTGTCTTCTTCAAGGTGTTCACAATCCCGGCCTGGATCATGCTGGCGGTGTGGTTCGCGTTCCAAGTCAACGGTGGTTTCGGATCATCCGCCGCAGACGGCGGGGTCGCCTATTGGGCACATGTGGGTGGATTTGTTGCAGGTCTGGCGCTGATGCTGCCGGGCTGGTTGCGGCAAGGTGGCCCGCAATACTGGGGCCGCACCCATGGTCACCCGCCCCACCCCGAGGCGAAATATCCGCTAAGTCCGTCCAATATACCCCGAGTGAGACGCCGCAGATGA
- a CDS encoding VOC family protein produces MPIRYLHTMVRVKDLNASIAFYKLLGLKERRRTENEGGRFTLVFLCPPDQDDGTADVELTYNWDGDDGLPSDGRHFGHLAYTVENIYDMCQLLMVSGVTINRPPRDGHMAFVRSPDNISIELLQQGDALPKAEPWASMENTGHW; encoded by the coding sequence ATGCCCATCCGTTATTTGCACACTATGGTGAGGGTCAAGGACCTCAACGCCTCGATCGCGTTTTACAAGCTTCTTGGCCTCAAGGAACGCCGCCGCACCGAAAACGAAGGGGGACGGTTCACGCTGGTGTTTTTGTGCCCGCCGGATCAGGACGACGGCACCGCCGATGTGGAACTGACCTATAACTGGGACGGCGACGATGGATTGCCCTCGGACGGGCGGCACTTTGGCCACCTCGCCTATACCGTCGAAAATATTTACGACATGTGCCAACTTTTGATGGTCAGTGGTGTGACCATCAATCGCCCGCCACGCGATGGACACATGGCCTTTGTGCGTTCGCCCGACAACATCTCTATCGAGCTGTTGCAGCAGGGTGATGCACTTCCCAAAGCCGAGCCGTGGGCCAGCATGGAAAACACCGGCCACTGGTAA
- a CDS encoding BadF/BadG/BcrA/BcrD ATPase family protein — protein sequence MTPLLAVDGGGTSCRFALIWEGQRLEHEGPGANLTSDFDGAVAALWEGLEALSAKAGVRLDVLAEVPTYLGLAGMIKPELGSRLADAIPLARLRVQEDRPAAVVGALGLRRGVVAGLGTGSFVARQSAGGMAFVGGHGLVLGDDASGAWMGRSLLRQSLRASEGMCDATELTREVIDTFGGASEIILYAQAARPVDFARLAPMVVAAAEAEDAVAVALLQDGAAYIERALLVLGWRAGEAFCLLGGVANAYAGYLGVEIQASLVEPEGRALDGRWFWRNVSPPRLRRDNTGADGRTDL from the coding sequence ATGACACCTCTTTTGGCTGTAGATGGCGGCGGCACAAGCTGCCGTTTTGCATTAATATGGGAGGGTCAGAGACTCGAACACGAAGGTCCGGGTGCCAACCTGACCAGTGATTTCGATGGTGCGGTTGCGGCCCTGTGGGAGGGGCTAGAGGCGCTGTCGGCCAAGGCGGGTGTGCGGCTGGATGTGTTGGCTGAGGTGCCGACCTATCTCGGCCTTGCCGGGATGATCAAGCCCGAGTTGGGGTCGCGTCTGGCCGATGCTATTCCGCTGGCGCGGCTGCGTGTGCAAGAGGATCGTCCAGCCGCCGTCGTGGGTGCGTTGGGTCTGCGGCGTGGCGTGGTGGCAGGACTGGGGACAGGATCGTTTGTCGCGCGTCAGAGCGCGGGTGGCATGGCTTTTGTTGGCGGTCACGGGCTGGTTCTGGGGGACGATGCATCCGGGGCGTGGATGGGGCGCAGTCTGCTTCGCCAGTCGCTGCGGGCGTCCGAGGGCATGTGTGACGCCACCGAACTGACCCGCGAAGTGATCGACACGTTTGGCGGCGCGTCTGAAATCATCCTCTATGCCCAGGCCGCGCGCCCGGTGGATTTTGCCCGTCTTGCGCCAATGGTTGTCGCGGCCGCCGAGGCCGAGGATGCGGTGGCTGTGGCGCTGCTGCAGGACGGCGCGGCCTATATCGAGCGGGCGCTGCTGGTGTTGGGCTGGCGTGCGGGTGAGGCATTTTGCCTGCTGGGCGGTGTGGCCAACGCCTACGCTGGATATCTCGGCGTCGAAATTCAGGCCAGTTTGGTGGAACCCGAAGGTCGCGCGCTGGACGGGCGCTGGTTCTGGCGGAACGTTTCGCCGCCGAGGTTACGGCGTGACAATACAGGTGCTGACGGGCGCACGGATCTTTGA